In the Malania oleifera isolate guangnan ecotype guangnan chromosome 1, ASM2987363v1, whole genome shotgun sequence genome, one interval contains:
- the LOC131163396 gene encoding tubby-like F-box protein 5, with product MSFKSIVRELREMKDGIGNMSRRVEGKHWLRGRTRTHIAPDQGTPVESIHQGPWANLPPELILDIIKRVEASETSWPARNVVVSCASVCRSWRETTKDIVKTPEECGRLTFPISLKQPGPHELPIQCFVKRDRATSTYYLYIGLTPSEGERDKLLLAARKIRRATGTDFVISLTANDFSRASNTYLGKLRSNFLGTKFTIYDSQPPCNAVVQRRSKSSRRFHSKQVSPRLPACNYSVGTISYELNVLRTRGPRRMHCVMQSIPISSIQEGGTAPTPSSFAHPLDEHYSSLPALVGKDSVADSCTLSLSETPESIQDIVEPLILKNKPPRWHEQLQCWCLNFKGRVTVASVKNFQLVAAVDPSHNISAAEQEKVILQFGKIGKDIFTMDYRYPLSAFQAFAICLSSFDTKPACE from the exons ATGTCCTTCAAAAGCATTGTGCGTGAGCTCAGAGAAATGAAAGATGGAATTGGAAATATGTCGAGGCGAGTGGAGGGGAAGCATTGGTTGCGTGGCAGAACAAGAACACATATTGCCCCTGACCAAGGTACCCCAGTTGAATCCATTCATCAGGGTCCATGGGCAAATCTACCGCCTGAATTGATCTTGGATATTATCAAGAGGGTAGAAGCAAGCGAAACCTCATGGCCTGCCAGGAATGTTGTCGTTTCTTGCGCTTCTGTTTGTAGGTCATGGAGGGAAACTACAAAAGACATTGTGAAGACTCCAGAAGAATGTGGAAGACTTACCTTCCCTATTTCATTGAAGCAG CCTGGGCCACACGAATTGCCAATACAGTGCTTTGTTAAAAGGGATAGAGCGACTTCTACATATTATCTGTACATTGGTCTGACTCCTT CTGAGGGCGAGCGGGATAAATTGTTGTTGGCAGCCAGAAAAATCAGAAGGGCAACAGGCACGGACTTTGTGATATCTTTAACCGCAAATGATTTTTCCAGAGCCAGCAATACATATCTTGGAAAATTAAG GTCTAATTTTTTGGGTACGAAGTTCACCATATATGACAGCCAACCTCCATGTAATGCTGTAGTTCAACGACGTAGCAAGTCAAGCCGGAGATTCCATTCTAAGCAGGTGTCTCCAAGATTACCTGCATGTAACTATAGTGTGGGTACCATCTCCTATGAGCTCAACGTCCTCCGCACAAGGGGACCTAGGAGAATGCACTGTGTCATGCAGTCTATTCCTATCTCTTCTATTCAGGAGGGAGGGACTGCACCAACACCATCATCGTTTGCACACCCCTTAGACGAGCACTATTCTTCCTTGCCAGCCTTGGTAGGGAAAGATTCAGTTGCAGATTCCTGCACCCTGAGCCTCTCAGAGACTCCAGAATCTATCCAGGATATAGTTGAGCCGCTGATTCTTAAAAACAAACCTCCCAGATGGCATGAACAGCTACAGTGCTGGTGCCTAAATTTCAAAGGGCGTGTTACGGTGGCGTCTGTAAAAAATTTTCAACTTGTGGCAGCGGTTGATCCTTCCCACAATATTTCGGCTGCAGAGCAAGAAAAAGTAATTTTACAGTTTG